The segment AGAGAACTATAAAAGGAGACTGAATAATAATATCCACTCAAGCAAAAACTGTACTTGACATAAGAGATATACAGTATACATTTCCTCAAGACTACATCATAACCACTGAGtagatcaaataaaacaaaaggaagaatcatcaaatgccaaaaaaaaaacgaaataaacacacacacacacacacacatgcaaatctaaaggaaaaaaatagatctaGAATATTCCAAAAGGAGCTTTGACATCAAAAAAGAAGCAGACTTTACGACtccaaatactaaaaaaaccaaatcaatcaacaaaaaatcaaaacccagaTAGGATACTCGAATAACATGCTCAAAAACTAGATTAACTTACAAAAAAGATGTTACCTTGGCACAGTTTGGTTGCAATCGAAACCCCACTAAAGAGACCGTTCAAGATCCGAGTAGCCCTTTAAAAGAGATCCAGAGATAAGGGGGGGAAAACCCTCTATTGAAAGATAAAAGGCAATAAACGCACGGAATGCGCCTAAATATACAGAGATGGAAATGAAGAgagaattttcaaattaaagccGGTGAGAGAGGGGAGCGtgtagagagggagagagacaaGGGGTAAGGAGAGAGAAATTTCTcgagaaaatacaaaaaggaaAGGTTAAGTTTGTGGGTCCTTTACACCTGAGTGTTGTCTCTTTCTTGCGTTTTATGGTCGTGACTCTCTACAATTATAGAAAATTGTTGAACTTTAAAAGTGGagcttatattatatttttatgaaaatatagaatataaattaatatagttTGAATTCAAATTGTGAAAAGACAATgctagaatattaaaaaaataataaaaaatattttaaaaaaaaacacataaattattagattaatatgatttattaattgattttacaaTATGATCAATATTTAATGAcacaaaatcttatttttaagctttttaattgctataattGCTAGGTAGATTTTTCATGAGCTATTAATGCATGAAAAAACCTGTTGGggacttatttaaaaaaatacaaaattattaaatttagttcgAGGTATAAGTTTATAAGTTAACTCAAactaatctaaaataatattttttattttaaaaaattaattgttaaaaaaaaattaaaaattaaaattctaatcatAGTTGATCTATTATATCAATCTAGTTATATTGGATAAACTTGGCCTTTAAATTTCAAACCTAAACTAAGTTAAAAACAAGATTTGCGTGTCATCAGTTTAATCTATCatataaataaagtttaataatagtGATGTAAACATACATTGaagtagtataaaaaaaattatagcatttataataataataataataatttacgaCTTTAATTGGTCGATTAAATTAGAGCACGTGTTACACTATAGGAAGCATGGTATGGTCGACTAATATTTGCAAAcgaaacagaaaataaaaagtaattttttttcatggatggGACATTACTAGATTCAATTACCTAGGAGAGAATAGTAATCGTTGTgaacatttttaatataagttaaaaactttaaattatgtaagttattttttatttcatagttttttttaatgaaaaatatgtatttatttaaaaggtGCAGTATGTACTTTAAAGAGATTGtatgtttgaaaacaaaatcatcacGCCTCTCATGCAAACAAATACTTGATTTAATATTGTAACATGgtgattgtttttaatgtttaattgtcattatttaaatatatttttcacttcAACTCACAATAAAGGTTTGAATccgataaaatttataatttatatattttataaacatgtttttttaaatgtaataacaaaaactattataatatcaaatacttCTACCTCAAATGCCTTTTTGGCTGgctttgatttttgtttctttggttttttaattaagatttttattttttttaaaataatttgatattgagatttgagatttagagtgtgtttggcagtgtggtagcggttatttttcaaataacttttcgtgtcgaaatacatgccaatgatttttttcattttaaaaaaatcatttttgacatcagcacatcaaaatgatccaaaacgtacaaccCATATTaaattctagtaaaaaaaaatttgaattttttgggaacgcggtttgcaccgcgttctcAAACATATTCTTAGATATGTCATCTGCTAAGAGCTCATTTGTGTTTTGTgtttcaataatgttttttaatataattaaatttttttgtctgttttcagatcgttttgatatactaacataaaaaataaattttaaaaaataaaaaaaatattctttcaatatatttttaaaaaatatattgaagaaACAGTTAACAACCGGAGAGATACGTAGGAATAGCATTTGTGGGAAAGAAAAGGCATTTTAACATTTTGTTTGGCTTTTCCcttgaaatatgaaaaacaaccaaaaaaaagtttaaatatatttttaaactaaccCTTGGTCGGGTCGCCCGGGTTTGGCCAGGTTGTTGCCACAACCGGTCTTTTATTAAATCCagaccggtccagccaccggcTCCCTGGTCGACTTGCCGGGCCAGgccaggtttaataacaatgtatttttaaagtaaaaaatattttgaaaaacaataactaGCACAACACCAAACAAGTtgtaaactagaaaaataaaccTGCCTAATATACAGCTTAGATCTCTaactaattttagtttttagtaaAATCAAGGAAGGATTTTAAAGATTTGGAATGTAATAGATAttcataaatcaattttatcaaaagaaactaaaacctatcaaaaaaatattgcagCTCTACACTAAAAAACACTGTTGAAtttaaaagttatatatatatatatatatatatagctagagTTCTGGATTTGAATAAAGTTTAGATCCagttttattgatatttatacCAGATATTATTACTTATCAGTAAAtaaccatttttaaaaaaaatatctaaccaTGGAAAGtttgaatttccttttctttttttgaaattttaaattggaAAGGCTTTGTGTAAACTGTAGAGAGAGGGAGGCAAAGGGCCGGGAATACTGTGAACGGCAATAATAGTGTTTCGTGGCCCTGCTGTTCAGCTGACAACAAATCTCCAACGCTTGAGTCCGTGCGCGTAGCTTCACGCTCTTCCAATTGGAATGCTGGACAAGATTTAAATCCAGGTTTAACTACATTGACGTCTACATGTATTCATTGATGTTCCAACTCtatatttatagtttaatttttttcaatattacccCTGTATTATCTAGGaaataaaacatcatttatTTCTTATACTCTCTCTTATTCTTCGATAATCTATCATTTCTcgtcaaattaatttgaaatatagaaACTGAAAAACTTCAATGGTGGACTCGTAATTAGGATTCGGTATGTATTTAATCAttaggggtaaaattgaaaCTTTAGAAAACTATAAGGATTGTATTGATAGATTCTAAAAGGCTGTAAATCAAACAATGATGAAACTATAGAGATCAAACTGTAGTTTTTCCAAATTTATTTCCCTGGTCCAAACGATTGAACCACCCAATATCAAGGGTGATTTGCTTCCAGATGAGTTATAggtgatgttttttattattatttttcgaTTATTTGatgcaacaattaaaaaaaataaaaaataaaaaaatttattttaatattttttaaaaaaatatatatatttttaaaagtaaccaTTACTActataaaatgtattttatcaCTGGAATAGATTAAACTAGAGGCAGAGAATTgcaatttaaacaaatattcatTGAAATGCTACAAACCAAGCAACGCACAATTTGCATGAACAGAGCGAATAAATGATGAGAAGGATTGACTTGCGTGAAAAAGTCACGAGACAAAGAAAGTCAATCATTATTAATTATCATCTTCAATGTTACAGCAGATATCACCATCGTGAAAGGGATGaagttatcattatcattacacTTCGTAACTTTtatatcccataaaaaaaaacagttcctCACTTTTACCCTCTTTAAATCTTCTCTTTGCTCCCTTGACTCCTGCATGGCTGGAAAGTCGTAAGATATGAGTAAATAGGCCATGAGGTTCAACAACATTACTTGTGTGGAATTATGATagcatttataatttaaaatatattttatttagaaatctaCAAAtgatatatctttatttttttaaaattatattttacatcataatattaaaacgatttaaaaatatataaaataattcattttaaattaaaaaatactaaacatgTCCTTAACTTATACGGGATAACTCCAGTAATTTGTgattcaaatataatatatgttgttttaaattaaactaaaaaatatttttatctgattGAAATCTTAACGACCCGTTGAGATTCGAATTGAAAGTAGTTAGGCaaattctaagatttttttaaaaataaaatcacagttTTTTAAACCAAGATGATTGATGCAAGTTGACTttgacttataaaataaatgtggtGGTTCAAGACTCATCCGTGAAAATAAAACCATGGTAGTTGCATGATGGTTAATGCGTGAATTGAAATTTTAGTAAttacatatatttaaataaaaaaataaagatacttatagtataaaaatttaatacacTCGCATCAAGTGTACATGTCTGCGTGCCATGTGTTGATTCAATAAATGTATCATTTTGTATTTatcagaatataaaaatatattttatcgtACGAGATTTGcaaacttatatatattaaaatgatttattagGTATATGATAAATCAGAGGACCCTGAGGACCCTgctcttgatttatatttggaaaaccgtgttttataaaaatttaatttttttattaaaaattttttattttcattttagattgttttgttgtaaaaataatttttaaaatataaaaatattattttgatgtatttcaacataaaaaatatttttaaaaaaaaccgcaACCTTACTCTCAAATAGTCAACCCAAAACTGTATGCTTTGGATCTTTTATTTTcacaattttattgtttagtgATAGCTATAACTTTCCATAGCTAATTCAATTTGCTATTATGTTCTATACAATGCTGTTTTAATACCATGGTGGAAATAAATCTGGTAGAATAACTGGTGGTCCACGCGTCAAAGCACATGATTGTGATGAAACActaaatgaatatatatagtacaacttaattattataaaaattatttaaatacttttaactGTTCATGCAAGCAAACTATTATTAAGTTCATGAtaatcatcaccatcaccatgtTATGCACAGTTTCGAGATCATAATCATATGCACTCTATAATTCAAACCAACCAAAATGGGGCCATTTGAAGCTGCAGCTTCGTGATATTTTGCCTTCCACGGAGTATACGCTCACACGAGGCAACATTTCCtcagtcattttttttctttaattatttaagaTTCAATTTGAAATGTTGAAACTCAAGccttgttttaatattaaactctTCACGCGTTTTTCAGTGGAAATTTCCtggtaaaaaacaaattcatagctGTAATTCTTGTGCTTTTCTGgggtgtttgtgtgtgtgtgtgtgtgtaaattaTAATGTGGGTAAATTTTTGTTATATggtgttacaaaaaaaaaaaaacattgctgaAGAGAAGTTGTTTCCCTTAAATGGCGATGAAGGCCTGAAATCAAATACAATTGATTCTCTGTAGAAGAGGAGATGCGGGTcccgggtttcatgggtcaacccgggtcaactcgggtcaacctggaaaaattaaaaaaaattaaaattttaatatttcatatgaaaaaattcatgtaaatatagattatacatattatgaagtttaaaagaatattttttaaaaaaatttatcccacattgaaaaaacataactttttcctttgaaacatggaatatatatactaataggtttcaaatcccacattgaaaaaacataacttttttcatgggaacatagagtatatatatgaaagggcttcaaattccaaattgaaaagatattatattatcattttaagttgaagtatttaaaccaaaaggttttttatcccacatcgaaaaaacatgatttttttattgggaacATAAAGTAtgtatactaatgggtttcaaatcccacatcgaaaaaacataacttttttaatgggaacatagagtatatatatgaaagggcttcaaatctcacattgaaaagatactatattatccttttaaattgaagtatttaaaccaaaaggttttttatcccacattgaaaaaacatgatttttttcttgggaacatagagtatatatactaatgggtttcaaatcccacatcgaaaaaacataacttttttcatgggaacatggagtatatatatgaaagggtttcaaattccacattgaaaatatatcatgttatccttttaaattgaagtatttaaaccaaaaggttttttatcccacattgaaaaaacatgacttttttcttgggaacatagagtatatataccaatgggtttcaaattccacattttttaaaaaaaaaacagggtctTGTCCGGGTTTGGCCGGGCTGTTGCCACAGCCGGTCTTTTACTAAACtcggaccggtccagccaccgggtcgacccatcgggccgggtttaataacactTCGGTGATTGTCTTTTCTACATGGTAATGAACTAATgatgttaattttttgtttgaatatttttttttattttttttattaacgtgaatGTCCAGACTAATTTGTATATAccttgactaatctcacgggtcctgaagttaatgaccacgAGCCTCCGGTGGTCATGAAGTTTATGTAACTTGAACCGGTGACCTTTAGAAAATAAATCCAGGATCTGACCAATTAAGTTATaccatggttattttttaaaatattattacttgatgaattggcttttttttttatagttagtaGTTCTCGTCTTAAAGAAGATGACTTGATTTGGAGCAGTGATAGCATGACTCTTTGAAGGTGTTTGTTTATGCAGTAGTTTTAGCTTTTAAAGCCAACCGCGTCAATATCATGTTTGGTAACGAAAAAAAGCACTTAACTGTTTTGTGTGGGACCATGTATTTTGGGTTGAAACTACCGGTTTGCACACAGTAGCTGAGAGTTGCTTCTTGTGTCTGCCAGGTGAATAATTCACATAGGCACTGTTCACGTAAACAATACCATGATTCTAACTACATAGCACTGTTCACACTTCACATGAATAGTGTATCTACTATTTGTTGGATCACGTCCAAcccgatattttttttttaaattgtattttactaaaaaaactagtgtttaatattatttaataacactacataaattagaagaacaTCATATGATGACATAACATTTGTGGattttgatcgcaattccaattttatttctgatgatattttacctgattttgttgcacgctcaaaaaaccaTAGAAACTATAGTTCTTATTAGATAAATTTCATATATGATGGAATTGTATATAagttaattgaataataaaaaatatttgatataaagtattatttatttaatgatgtaataatagtaattaaatctataatatttaaattaaaactatcaatattaatatatatatatatatatttaattattttataatattaattttaaaaacatatttaactaaatacattaaactattttttatttaacttcaattttaattataattttaattaaacatatataaatactatTCGAGTTTGTAACGTCAAATTCTTCGTGCATTTGTTAATGGTGAATTTCTTGGTAGGAGACAATTCCATTTATGTAAATTCCTGTTCTTTTCTGggtgtttatatattttaaatacaaatataacataaatacttttttttcggtttgacaCTAGTTTCCTAGTAGTTAATGGTGGTGATGAATATGTTTATGTCAACAAATAAAGCTGAatcttgaaggaaaaaaaatagcttgctcggcacaataattaaatttaaggtataaattaattccaataccaaataattttttttaatagatgttagataattatttatgttgcttcttgtttttttttttaaattatagaatcatattgtttatttttattgtgtgttTGAGATTAATATGatgtataatgtttttaaaatatttttttatttgaaagtgcatgaaataaattttttatttgatttttttattattgatatcaGTACTGTAAAATCACttgaatatactaaaaaaatattaatataatattttttttatattaaatatatttttaaaaaacttaagaaCAATTTTAAACAcatttctaaatgtttttttagtcgAGTTAATTGAACACAtgagataacaataataaaaaaaagcacctTTTACCTAAACTCATATAACATCATTGAACTACTTTACTAATGTAATTAATCACTAATAATAGAGATATTTGATCAATAAAGATAAACAACAAATAGCTGCGTCTACTAATGTAATTAATCACTAATAATAGAGAAATTTGATcaataaagataaacaaaaaatagctGCGTATCATTAATTATCATCGCTGATATTTCGAATTTCGCAACATTATTCTCACCCAGTCCAAATCGAGTTCAAAATATTATTCTCCCAATTAGATTCCTAAAGTCTCAATAAATCTTCAATCAAGTATCGCCATCCATTTCCGTTAACGGATTCCATCCACCCTCACACACTTTCTCATAATTTGCAAAGAGCATAGATGGAGACTTTAATTTCGAATTTCGCAACACTTTAAGGAcccaattgaataaataaactcTTCAAGGACTCAGTCAAGACCACCCTTATACCTGGAGTACTCTTACAAGGCTTGCCTAAAAATAGTCCCCGTTGTCGCAACCCGTTTTGCTATCCATTTCATCCAAACCGGGTCGAAAAAAGAAACCATTTCCTTTCTccgttgtaaaaaaaaatgctaaaaaaataagcttCACTGTGAAGCTCTTAAAACTCTCTCTCGCTCGCATAAGCTAAAAcctcttctctcctctctcgCTCGCGTTCGCATGCTTCTTCGATCTCCGCTCTAGGTATCTCtacagtctctctctctctgatttATCCTTATCTCCttattttttcctaattttatcttaaatttcatttcaggtgaaatttgttgattttttaatcactagcagtttttctatttatttattttcttttttactctgCTTGATTGCCGAGGAAACTGTAGAAATGCGAAGAAATACTAGCTTCTAAAATACTATCGCGTTTTTTCAATTCcgcaaaaaaatattgaaaaccacaacatttttttttgcagagGAAAATCATGCCGGACGTGCAAGCTCTTGTCAATGATTTTCTTATCAAGCTGAAAAAAcggtgattatttttattattgttatactACCGTGCAtagagtgatttttttttgtttgtaaaaatGAGATTATAGGCTTACTTTTGGTTCGTTTGGTTATTTGGCAGTAAGATTGAGGGTTCGCAGGCGACGGCGAGGCAGGCTGCTGAACTGTTACGATCAGTTATTTCGCAACAGCGAGTGCCTTACACGAATCAGGCTGGAGCTTTAATTGATGCTGTGAGGGCTGTTGGGGAGCAGCTGATTGCTGCCAATCCTGTCGGTAAGCATTTCAATTACTTTAATAAATAGATACTATATTTGAGTGTTTATGTCCTGGATTGGcgtgttttgtgtttttcattgaTGTTTGTGTTGTTGGTTGGTTGTATGTGCTGTTTGCAGAGGTAGCTGTGGGTAATATTGTGAGGCGCGTTTTGCATATTATTAGGGAGGAGGACCTTTCTCTGACGACTGCTGCTATTGCGGGTTTGAATTTATCAGCAGCAAGTGAtggggatgatgatgatgatgattgtgAGCGAGATGAGCATACAGTTCTATcagctgctgctgttgctgctgctgcgaGAAATGCTTTGCGTCCGCCTTCCTTGCAAACCCTACTGGAGGATATGCCTGAGTCAGTTGCTATTCCTCATACTTATTCATCGGGAGGTGATTCTGAAGGAAAAAGCAAATGTAAGTCTCTCATGGTTGTTCAGAGTTTTTATATCACTGCATCATATCATATGGCAGATTACCATATGCTTCGAAGTTGGATAGATTTTGATTTGGTTGAACGAGTATTTATTGCTGAAACTTGGCTGATTGTTGTGGCATGGCATGTGGGGTGCACACGCGTGTGAGGAGTATCTTGACATGTAAAGATTTTTTCTATAACAGCTGCTGATAAAAGTTCAAGAACTCGAAGGTTGAAGCATGATGTCATTGAAGCAGTTAACGAGCTTATTCAAGATATTAACACTTGTCATGAACAGATTGCTGAACAAGCTGTGGAACATATTcatcaaaagtaattttttgcCATCAAGTTCATTTTGTTACCCTATTAGCTCCTTTTCTTTGCTTTGGGTTGCTGGCACTAAAGTTCTGGTTAACATTCAAGAATCAATATGATGGTCTTTAGTTTATTATGGTTTTCACTCTAATTTCACTATGCATACCATGTTTCATTCACGAGCATCCATGGACAAGCTTGTATTCCATAATTGGCTCTCATATTTCACCAGTTGTGTATCTAGTTTGATTCTGAATAGTGCCTTTTGTTTTCACCTAGCatttagcattatgaaaatGATTTTGCTCAAATTAGTAGTATTTGAGTTGAGGTGATTGAGCGAAAGAATTAGAGACAATTGAGTCTATACTGTGGGTTATCATGGGATATTTGGATGTCTTCATTCACCAATTGAGTCCATCTGCGGGTTATTATGGTTAATGGGGTAGCCATTGTTAAATTGGGTGTCATTGCATCACTTTTACTGTCCAGTGAGCTCCTTTTTTGTGCCTTAAGTGTTGGAGTGTGATCTTTGAACTTACAATTGGAGTTTCAAATGTGGATTCTTAATTGCTTATTATATTAATCCATTGCTTTTGACACTTTGTTTTACTGATTCGATTATTAAACATCTTTTCAGTGAGGTGATATTAACTTTAGGTAGTTCAAAGACAGTGTTAGAATTTCTTTATGCtgcaaaggagaagaaaagatcATTCCGGGTATTTGTTGCTGAGGGTGCTCCTAGGTTTGTACAA is part of the Populus nigra chromosome 8, ddPopNigr1.1, whole genome shotgun sequence genome and harbors:
- the LOC133701796 gene encoding uncharacterized protein LOC133701796, translating into MPDVQALVNDFLIKLKKRKIEGSQATARQAAELLRSVISQQRVPYTNQAGALIDAVRAVGEQLIAANPVEVAVGNIVRRVLHIIREEDLSLTTAAIAGLNLSAASDGDDDDDDCERDEHTVLSAAAVAAAARNALRPPSLQTLLEDMPESVAIPHTYSSGGDSEGKSKSADKSSRTRRLKHDVIEAVNELIQDINTCHEQIAEQAVEHIHQNEVILTLGSSKTVLEFLYAAKEKKRSFRVFVAEGAPRYQGHLLAKELVSRGLHTTLITDSAVFAMISRVNMVIVGAHAVMANGGVIVPVGLNMVALAAQKHAVPFVVLAGSHKLCPLYPHNPEVLLNELRSPSELLDFGEFSDCLDFGSGTGSPLLHVVNPAFDYVPPKLVSLFITDTGGHNPSYMYRLIADYYSADDLVVRRRVALGN